Below is a genomic region from Scomber scombrus chromosome 3, fScoSco1.1, whole genome shotgun sequence.
CCAGTGCCACAGTATATGAACTTGCTAAGAACTTCAATCTGGAGATGTCCATGTTTGAGAGGCTGGTGAAGATGGGACTTCCTTATGTCAGACTCAACTATCAGGTTTGTGCTATTGCATCTTTGATATGATcagtcattaaaacataaaaagtctTAAGATGATAGCCTATGTAAAGACAGAGTTAAATGCATCATCCTCAAAaatgtctctgtgttttttgtgtctgtattcTGCCATCACACTAAAAATCAATGGGTTAACATTTTTACCCAGTTTGGATGAATACAGCACCAACATGACATTGAGTTAACATTAGCCAGTAGCAAACTGTTATTCTGATACAACAAGCTTCAGCTAAAAACTGTCACAGATTTATTGTCTCTTGTATAAAACAATGTGCATATGACATTcaaaatatgttattatttattaattatcaATAACCATCACATGTAAATTCACGAAGGCTAGATTATAATAAGCTTTAGTTTGGGTAAATAACcctaaagttaaaaaaaatcactaaaactgtgtaaaaaaataacCCCTCGTCTTGAGTGGCTTTTTGGGTAACATTAGCCCAATATTTTGTTGATGCTATATTGACCCAAACTGTGTGATTGATGTTTatctgtgcttttgtttgttcttctctCAGCATCGTATGAGGCCAGACATTGCCCGTCTTCTGACCCCACACATCTACTCAGAGCTGGAAAACCATCCCTCTGTGTTGGACTATGACAACATCAAGGTGCATATTGTATTTGCTCACCCGCTGTGTCTCCATTCCACTTGTTTTTCCTAACAGTGAATATTTGTTTACTTGCCTGCATGGGTATAAAGTATCTGCATCAGTCTTTTcaactttttaatatattttcaattgAAGTTAGGCAAAGTGTATAAGATTAAGAGTACATAAttcaaaataatacaataaatatcaaataataacatagtcaatgtttttattcaattatGTCTTACAGGGCCTTAACACAAATTTATTCTTTGTGGAGCACAACTGCCAAGAAGAAATGATCAAAGATGGGAAAAGCCATCAGAACCAACATGAGGCCAAGTTTGTAGTTGCTCTTTGCCGCTATCTTCTCCTTCAGGACTACAAACCAGAACAAATTACCATCCTTACAACCTATACTGGCCAGCTCCACTGTCTTCGCAGAGAAATGCCTGCCCCGCAGTTCTCAGGGGTCAAAGTGCATGTGGTTGACAAGTACCAAGGAGAAGAGAATGACATTGTCTTGTTGTCTCTGGTCCGCAGTAATATGCAGGGTAAGGTTGGCTTTTTGAACATCCCCAATCGCGTCTGTGTAGCCTTGTCCCGTGCCAAGAAAGGTCTCTACTGTATAGGCAACAGTGCAATGCTGAGTCAAGTCAAACTGTGGAGCAATATCTTCCATACCTTGAGGGAGAAGGACCAAGTTGGAAAGGCTCTGACCCTGTGCTGTCAGAATCATCCAACTCGACAGGTAAAAGCGTCTTGTGCTGACGATTTCAAACAAGCCCCTGAGGGGGGCTGCACTCTGCCTTGCGCGTTCCGTTTGGATTGTGGCCATGTTTGCTCAAGAGTCTGCCACCCCTACGACCCAGAGCACAAAGAGTACAAATGTAACAAGAAGTGCCAGAAGATTTTATGTGACCAGGGACACAGGTGCACATTACTTTGCCATAAAGCATGCCCAAAGAAATGTCAAGTGAAGGTTGAAAAGATCATACCCCAGTGTCAACACAAGCAGATGGTTCCTTGCCACCAGGACCCGGAGACATTTAAGTGCCAGGAGCCTTGTCAGAAAACGCTCCAGTGTGGACATCCATGTGATTCATCCTGCGGGGAAGCATGCACATATGAGTGCAAGGTAAAGATCACCTTAAAACTAAGGTGCGGCCACATCCAGCAAGATGCTTGCCATTATAAAACTCAGGGAAAGGACCCTGATTGTAAGGCCCCTTGTGAGCATCAGCTAATATGTGGCCATGCCTGTCGTGGTACCTGTGGCAAGTGTTATCAGGGACGCTTCCATTACCCCTGTCTTCACCAGTGTGAGCGTCTCCTCATTTGCTCTCACAAGTGTAGGGAGCCTTGCACTCGTGATTGTCCCCCATGTAGGAGACCGTGTGAGAATTGCTGCATCCACAGTGAGTGCAAGAAACCATGCGGACAGCCTTGCGCTCCGTGCATTGAGCCCTGTGCTTGGCAGTGCCCTCACCAGCGCTGCGGTAAGCTTTGCTATGAACCGTGTGATCGTCAACCATGCACCCAACCCTGTGACAAGACACTGGATTGCAGCCACCCATGCATAGGTCTTTGTGGAGACAAATGTCCAAGCAAATGTCGCATCTGTGATaaagatgatgtcactgacatTTTCTTTGGCAATGAGGATGACCCTGAGGCTCACTTCATTCAGCTGGAGGACTGCGGGCACATCATTGAGTACACAGCCATGGACATATACATGGGGATGGATGACAACCAGCAGGCAAATGAAGGAGAGCAGGTGGCTATAAAACTGAAGGAATGTCCAAGGTGTCGAACACCAATCCGCAAGAACCTTCGCTATGGATCTCACATCAACCGCAGTCTAGCTGAGATAGAGATGGTGAAGGAGAAGATAAATGGGAACCAGAAAGATATTGAAAAGCACAAGAGGGCCCTTCAAAAAACAATGGAACGACAACCTTCACATATGTGAAACGCACCAGCAAGAATATATGAATATCCAAAAAAGACTGGAAATGCGGTATCACACAGCAAATGAGCTATGGGTCCTGGAAAACAAAATGGATTTCCTACTTAGGGTTGAAAAACTGCTGAAGAttgaaagagaagaaatgtcAATCCTTCAAGGCAACAAGTTTAGGAAGACTGTTCAGGATTTTGTGCGCTGGCTCGATGGCTTCCAATCAAAATTCACAGAGCAGCAGGTGTTTGATTTGCAGAGGGAACTACGGAGACTCACTCTCCTGGCTGAATTCAATGCCCAGTGCAATATGGCAAGCAAAAGAGGACTAAGTAACAAAATTCAATCTGAGGTCCAAACAATGGAAAAAGTTTTGGAAAAGCTGGGCCAATTCACTGAGCAAGATGAAGAAAGAGTAAAAGAAATCATGAAGGAGCTGAGCAAAAAGGTTCCACTCACCGGCTTGGGGATCAGTgatgaggagagaaagatgatCATCTCGGCAGTAAAAATGCCGCCTGGACACTGGCACAAATGTCCTAATGGCCATGTCTATCTCATAGCAGACTGTGGTGGGGCTATGCAGAGTCGAACCTGCCCTGATTGTGATGCCACCATTGGGGGGGCCAATCACAGACTGGCCAGTGGCAACCATGTCGCCACTGAGATGGATGGAGCACAACACCCTGCTTGGTCTGAAGTCAACAACCTTCTTAACTTTGATCGATTTGACCTCTAAAAGCCAGTAAAGTCTGCAGGTTCAGTTGCCTTCAGTCCCAACTGCACAACCAGTGAATGGCAGGTTATGATTTAACTGAAATAACCACTTTTATTCATGCTTGATTCTCTATGGTTCTGTACTGAATTCACATTCATTTAAGGGAAGTGAAGACATTGTCTATTCTCTTCATGACAATCAAGTCACCTTTAAGATGGATGGGGCAGAGCACTTCTGCTTCTCAGATCACAATCTTTTTGCATGAAATTGACTTTTGAACTTGAAAATACAGCCTTGAGTATTAAAACAGTAGCAATAATGTCTTTCATATCAATATTCACTTTGCTTTCTAACATGAACTGATGTGAAGAAAGGGAGCTTCTAGTTCATGAGATCTTTGCCATATGCTGTTCAAAACAGTGGatactgttttctgttttttttctccaatataTTTTGCAAAGAGTAAGTGTTGGATAATAGCTTGCTGAATGATTGTTCAAATATTAACTGTACCtcagatactgtatgttcaaGGCCCCTGTGTACATTTTCTTGTGCCTTAACAATAGATGGCagtaaaacactgtaaaagaaaaacatgaattgaTTGTTATTGTGCTTGCAATTTgctcaaatataataaaatgtatctgaatCTATGAGCACATTCTTGTAttaattttatacacatataATGCAATAATTTACGAAATACCACCAGGGAGAGCAGTGGCTTCAAATAGCAGGTTTCAGAACATTTAATGGggttatatgtttatattttctatatagACCTTTGTAGGCTGAGAGCATTAAGATCAGTACTGATTAACATTGCTGCTACAGGGCACGCATATATATACGcacatgtatacacatatacatgcacaaaaacacacagtacacagGAACAATCAACATTTATGAATCCTTTTTTGATGTTCTGTAATAATATGAATTGCCTGATTAGTGAAAAAATAATGTCCTCCTCACCATTTTAACAATCATCAGTTCTcttcacccccaccccccatctctctctttctttctctctggctctctctagCACACATAGAGCTAGCACCAGCAAGAGTTAATCATTTGTGTCTGTTAGAGGCCATCATTGCCAGTGAAGCCAAAGAAACAACCCTTAAATAGCTACAATTCCTCTTCACTACTGTACAGGCTCAGAGTTGCTGAGTTTCATTTTGGCATTTTATAACAGCTTGCATCACTTTATTACATGATGAATGTGTCCCTGTCACAAAACCAGCTCCAATGCAAACTGTGCTGTctgcaggggggaaaaaaagaacaacaaaaatgcGCTGTCAAGACAAGTGTTAAAATTGAGCAAACTTTAAAAGGGTGCCACTAGTATTTATAGGATCCGAGCACCAGGCTGAGAGAGCTGGACGAAAGGAGGCACTGCAGAAAAATGGTAATATCCTACAGGGTGGACTGTCTCATCTATCATGTCAGATGGCCTTAAAATATGTTATTGTCAGAGTTTTAGCTAGTCTGGCCCCGCAATAAAAACTACAAagtcccccccctcccccattgTACAATATGTGGTTTGATTACTGTCTCTAGCAGAACTGATAAGACTGCGTGGGTGGAAAAAGCATTGTTGAAACGAGGAGCTGATACACGAAGCAGTGATCTGTGAAAAGAAATAACTGTAGGGtatgtaaaaagtaaaacacattaaaaaggaaaattctCTATAAAGGTGCCACCcgcattttttcccctcacattCAAACTACAACCAACAGGACAAACTGGATAGTATTGTGTTACTGAAGTTGTTTCTCCTCGCATTTGGAGTAAAAATCATTGTCACTGACAAGGTTACATGAACACAAACTTTACTATGTGATAAAGTGTGATGACACGGGCACTGCTGACCGGACAGGTAAAGCTAGAGAAACTCAATCCATCAACATTCCTTCACAGCATAATATGAGCAGTGTCCTAATGATATAATTACATAGGATAGTATTTAAGCTGCATACGCTGACCCTCAGAGCTATGTATGCCAACAAATTACAGTTATGTTGAATGCATGTACTGGAAAAGCGACACCGGAAATTCCTTAAGTATACCTTATGAATGTTAAAATGACAATCTGTAGTAGTATAGTTTATGTGGAGCTACAGTAGGAGGATAACAACTTTGTgttacaattaaaacaaaaatttgAGTTAGTGGGGAAACTTTACTAGAAAGTAAAGACACTAAATTAAGTCGGAAGATGTATTCCTATCTGCATAACTTTATCTCTGATATACATGTTTCATCATGGATCTTGAAGATTAGATGGATGTGGTTTATCTTATTTCTGGCTGACAAAAAGTGTTACAATCTTAGCTGAAACCAACTTTTGAACAGTTGTTTCAAAGATAAGTTCATAGAGAGTGGCAAAGCAAGCTCCAAAGTGGTCAGTAagatttttatgtttaatttaaatgtagtaTATAAACCAAAATTACCTAAGGTCTCTGGAAAATATAAACGGACAATCAGGGGGTCTGCAACCTTTCTAATAACAAATGTCGGGGGGATGAGTATCATATTTAGCTTGAATTTAAGAATTCAAACACAATAAGTCATAGTGAAAAGTACTATTTAAACTGTGTAGTCCTGAGTCAATAACATCTTCATTGAAACATGTTCACATCTTTGCAGTTATAATGTAGAGGAGAAAAAGACTATTTAATAACTAATTATAACTCTACTCCTGAGAAAATGCAACAAGGTTTATATTCGCAGAATGAACTGTTGGTATTATGTTAGCTGCAAGGGTAATGGGTTTGTATTATCAGAAAATAGCTTATTAATGTTCCCTTGGAGGCATTTCATCAGTAAAGCTAGTTGAGGTCCAAagtttgtctttaaaacaaGATATTCTATGAAACAGGAACTGTGATAAAGTTTCATAAATGAAATCTTCATGTGTGATGAACTATGTCTCCAGGTTTAATAATAGATGAGTGGTTGTTTACATGGTTGTGCTCAAGAGAAGTTCCTTTTTAACGTTCTTACTGCACTGCATAATTGCAACATATTTTTGCATGCAAGTTATTAAACACATCTTACAAGTATAGACATTTTCTTATAATGATCGCAGGATTTAATTccagaaaaaaatcaactttttcAACTTATGTACATTGAAATTTATTCAACCGCATTCCACTTTAATTCACTTTTGTCCTGTGCAGAAGGTCATACTCCACCAAAGCTCACACTCCTCAGCACACTTTCCAAAAGACAGAACACAGATTTATATGAAAAACAAGTTATTATGAAAGAAATGACAGTCTTCACACTTACATTAAGTGtcacttttcctctcttttgaCCTTTGCTTGACTGGCCTGAATTCCCTCCAAAATTGTCACCTCAGCTGACAGGACTTTCCTCCATCTAGTTGACAGTGGTGGGCTCACTTAGCCACAACTGGCCTTCCACCCCCAACCACGATTCCACCTGAGGCTTTGGGCTCTGGTAACATGCTGTTCACTCCCCACTGGATTTGACTGATCCCCATCTATTGGACCggagaaacagagaaagcaaCACAAGGAGCCAGACAGAAACACAGGCAAaatcacacatacattcatatggaaagaacaagaaagaaagattaaatcaagttagaaatagaaatagtttGGTTGGGAAGGGGATGTACTggactgattgactgatcagCTTTCAGTCCACTAGAAAGAAATGTATTCTGCTGATatgaggagaaagacagaaagagagagagagactgaaagagaTGATATGGAGGGAGAATAGGCCTGATTTGATGTGAAGTGAATGGGATAGATTGACTGATCTACCTCACCAATGGACCAGTGAACGTGATAGGGAGATATAAATGCagacagaaaggaagaggaaaaaggaagaaaaaagaaaaaaatataaaggtAGGTGGTAGAATGgagagaaaatgtgaataaagGGGAACTAAAAATCTGCAAGAATAAAACTGAGACATTTTGAGGCTCAGCTCTATTGTCAAACTTGGCCCGACTTTCATACATTGTCAGTCTCAGCTGTGCTCACAATGTGATGATGTAAGGCAGGACATTTCTACAGTACAAATCCTCTGTCACTTGACATTTATGGTAACACAATATAAGCTTGTAATCACAATTTTGTTACACTTTGACGGCTTATATCTGATATTCTGTAAGGTCAGCGTGCTTTCTAAAGGAAGCTGCCAAATATCATTCATTCAAATTCAGATTTCCACATGAGCACTTCATGTGTAATGGCAAATCCAAATGCAACTTTAATGTGATTATGACAAACCACCCACTACAGCCTTCTTAATTTTGAGAGAATTTACGATTCACAAAGCAGATGCTGGGTGTTGAGATGCACCAGCTTGCTCGGCATACTCCAGTGTTAACCacaggaggagatggatgaTTGTCTTTCTAGAAATATCCAATCATATTGGTAATGAAGACTTTGCTTCCAATATGCTTCCATTTGCTGTAACAGAGGTGACAACTAATTTACCAAATGATTGACAGCCCCAAACAACTTCTACCACTTTATGATCATTTATGGTCATGCACAGCAACATTCAACACTGATTTTGAACCTCATATTTTTAGATGACTTGTAGTTCATTTTACCAAAAATCTTTATGTACAAATAATTTCTAATAACTGGAAATTGTCACTTCATGTGccctttaaatcatttttgagcTCTAAAAATGTCTCCCTTTCAATCTTCTGTACTGTACCCAGAACATGACGTGTACTTTATGAGACTCAGTTAGAAGTCAGCTACAGGCAAGGGGAGGTTTAAAGGGTTTAGAGTCTGGTAAAATGTCAGACACACAACCTGTGGTTTTAATTGGTGCTTAATTGCAGCCTGGGCAGTACATTAATAACTTATTACCTTGGCCCTCTCTTGAGATACTAGCCCGGCAACTTCTCGTGGGGCATGTGTCATCACATCAAAACTTTGATTAATGCAGTGGGAAAAGCACAGACCCTGATCACATTTTTGTTCAGCTTCCAGgctgatttaaatgtaaattcatttttatttcagctcCTCCCAGTGTTACAGTGTCATGGTGTGGGAGAAGAGAGGCAGTCGAAGGGAATAGGGTGATTCTGCCCAGGTAAGCATATTTAGTTTGTAAGCGTTTGATTCTAAACTAATTTGAATAACTGTGTGAAAGCCAATTTGGTTTAATTGAGCCCTGCTCTTCTGAACACCTGCAACTAGATTAGTGACTGACATTAAGTTGTTTTGCTGCATTGGGCTTCCAAGTGCTACTCCTGCCGCCTCATAACTCTGGATTTACCTCCAAATTTTTAATACAACACCATATGTGCTTTGCGGAATATGCAATGAGCTTGGCCGGGTGTTTCACAGAACAGCAGTGAAATATGGCCAAGAAAGGGAAAATAATACCCAGGCTAATCCATTCTACTCTCCTACGCCTGAGTGCTGTGACAAAGGTGGTTTATTACCATTACCATCAGTGTATGATTATCAATATGTATTAGGGCATCTCACCATCGAGCAAAACCCCAACAGGCCATGACAGGCCTAAAACAAACTATGTTTCTGCTCCATTGAGGGAAAACATTAAGCAAAGATGCACATCCTCCTGGCACCACCCCAGCAGCTGAATCTGCCAGAGAAGTTGAATGGGTATTTGTGTTAGCATAGACCAGCACACACTCTGTCCTGGCCTCTGTCAGCTTTTTGTAAGCCTGTGTGGCTGCATGATTTGTGCACCGCTAAACTCATTGATCCATTCTCGTTCAGAAGTACGGTATTACTGCTGGTGAGCCCTCTATTCTTTATTGCCCTTAATTAAAATGGTTGTCATTACACCTCTTTATGCCAGAATGAATGAGACTTGCAACTGACAGGACATCAATAGATGATTATATCACTCTGAACAAGAAAAGTATGCAAAATTTAGCAGGGAATtagaaagagaagaggggaatgaaagaataaagacacacatggtaaaaaagagagattaaccTGGTGGTAATCCCTAAAAAAATTATGTAAACTCTCTATATGCTTTTTAAATCCCACCTTACATCTTCATCTTTTCCATTGGTCTGTTCTGATATTTATTTGTAAGGGGCTTCCACAGACAACACTGACAGTTTGTGTCTGAGCAAGATTATATTACTTAATTACAATACTTTGTGTATCACACTAGCAAATAAGTAGTTGCATGACATTTATGATACTCCTTCCAGCAACTTCAAAGTGGTCGCACCTGAACTTTACACCTCCTATGTGGGGCACATGTAGAAATAGAAAAGTAGATATCAGCTTATAAACTAGCCTACAACAGCTACCTTAGCCCAGGTGAAGCCCCAACATCACATTGAAGCTGTGGGATTCCAGCTCTGGGGTAAATTTTGAATGCTTGTCAGTCAGTAGCTGAAGTTAAGAAGTTACCATATGGAAATAATTTGTAGTTAGTGGAAGACATATTTTTGGCAGAACTAGCCTTCACTTACAGCACCCACGCACATGCTAATGCGTCTTAGACAAAATTGATTAGCCCTCCCATCCTAATCCTGGGAAGGCAGCAAACAAGCTGACCTTCCAAAGTGATAGAGGTTGGTATTTCTCAGTTGCAATCTTTTACAATATTTGTGACATTATGCCTTAATAATGGATGTAGGCAATTTGTAAATCAGTTTAGAATATAATTAGAATTTAAAAGTCTCAAAGTAGTTATttccttgtgtgtttgtgcctatATGCGCTTTCAACTtatcaaaattgtattttaaaagtatttgcAAGCTTTGTGACACTAACTGACATCAAAAGTTCACCTGGTAATAGTAAATCTGTAGTAGCTCTTGAACTGTAAATTATGTAGGACTTTGTATCAAGTGTTCTGTGACTCTGGTCAGTGCCAGGAAGActtcaaaaacatttaatattctaCTCTAGCGCTCTTGTTGAACTGATGCTTTTACTGTCCTTTGTTATTGATCATACATCTACTTTCATCCTGCTCATTTGTCAACTTTTACTTATCTATCCTCAGTCTGTGCCGCATGCTGAAGCTGTCAGCCGAAGCTGGGTGGCACAGTTTAAGTTTCAGCCACGACCCTCTCTGATGCGATGTTTATGAAACAAGCACTCAGTGGGGCAGAAAATACAGGTTGTAGCTTTAACCAACAGTGGTGTAAATGGACCTCATGATATCAGGTATACCAGTGAGAGGAAATCAGAACAGTAAAGGTATGTTTTCAAAAGTAAAGTCAGTCTTTTGGTCCCATCAAGtatataaaacacttaaaatatcTGGCTTTGTTTCTATTGTTGCCAGATTTTCACATCCTACTTTTAGAGGGGCCTTTGCTTGATATGAAGCATAACCACTTAGAGAGAAAAGAAACCCAGATATGATTACAACTGTCAGTATTCAGTAAGCCTTACTCTGCTTGACTGCTCCTTTCCCAGCAGGAGACAACAGTGTCTTGTTCACACATGTATGCGTCGCTGGATTCATTGAAATGTTTGTGCTGTTGTGTCATCCTCATTCCTTTGGCTGATTATGACAAATACTAGTTTTTAGATAGCACCAAATTATAGGATATTTTCCCCtaattaaacaatatatttataatgaaaacTGTAGTACAAAAGTTAACATTGCATTTGTTAATAATCTAAAGTGGCAAAGCTGTCATTCCCACCCTCTGTGTATTCAAGCTACcgagatggaaaaaaacaatgaatgccTGCAGTTAAATTTCTCTTTAGCTGCTTATGAGCACTAGAAGCCTCAGTGTGTACAGTTTAAACCAACcaatgtaaatgtgtgagtgtgccgATGATTTAAAAATATGCCATGCGGAAACTAACTAACTTGATGTGTGAGTATATCATTTTGTAAAAGTAATATTTGTTTACTGTTTGACTGTGTGGGATGCCATTTTAATTCAGTGTCATGCAAGGCATTATAATTTGACAAAACATACCAACCTCCCCAAGAGAAACACTGACTTctctttagtctttttttcttttctttagtcTTTAGCTGTTGTTGCCCCTACACTTTGATACAGCCGTATGCAGTTTGAAAAAAGAAGATCAGTGTACATTCTCTAAGGTATCACttgttttctctgactttttattgattttatagcTTATTCTCGTTTGAACACTTTTACAATTGTATACTCATCCTTGTTTCTACAAATCGTCTTCTCTGTCTCCTTtgttccctctttctcttttatttcatctgTAAAACATGTTGTGACAACTATTTTAACAGAGCCTACAGACaaggatatttaaaaaaaatgtactctACACTTCTCATTTAGCCATTTGAGACACATACTGTAATATAGGACACtgcatataacatataacatgcTCGCACCTCAGATAAGCTTTAAAAGTTGGAAAGGATGCAGAATGGCCACATAAGTGATAAcatgaaatggaataaaatgaattatgCAAGCCTTTAATAAGGAAGACATTAAGTGGAGTCAAGGAGttgtaaaatggtaaatggttgattcaatttgaatacatttacacaGAGGCAACGTCTAAAATGGTgcttaaaatgtgttcaaatacTCTCTTTACTTTCATACATAAGTGGAAAAAGATGCAGCCAATATTTAGAAGCCAACTGCAGTAAATGATTTTAAGTCCGTCCTAGTGTTGGCCGTCATCTACTGACCTGTACTGTATTTGAAGATCTTGCTAtggtcattttctttgtttctggaTAAACTGGGCTTTGGGTACTGTGTGAGCCCTGAGAATGAATTTGGACAGCTGTAAAGGCACAGATAGTCAGAATGTGCCACGACAGCAAAACTGGATCCAGAAAAGAggccatttaaaaaaaccctgTCAGACCTTTTAGTGACAGAACCGCGCCCACACTGTCAGAGACCAGGCACTCACCTGATCAACACTGCAACGCAATCTAAAAATGCTTAGGTGACACTCAGCACCCATTACACAGACTgataacacaaaataatgaattaaagaATTAATTCCAAGCAAGTCTCCTTTCCAACTTGTTCTCAAGGCAGCTGATCCATTCTTGAGTTTCAATTTGAAATTCACATGatcctttttgttttgtaaccTCAGAGCTCAGGAAAACACTACCTAActgatgttttaaatatgaatgcCATGAAAAGATCATTTTTATAACTCCCTGAAAAGCGTACTTGTTTAGAATGCTTAATTCTCatccagcagagagagaaacctGAGAGATACTTTAGAAAATGGTACAATAAAATAGTCAGCAGGGTATTAGATTTTCTGCCCAATTGGC
It encodes:
- the znfx1 gene encoding LOW QUALITY PROTEIN: NFX1-type zinc finger-containing protein 1 (The sequence of the model RefSeq protein was modified relative to this genomic sequence to represent the inferred CDS: deleted 1 base in 1 codon), with amino-acid sequence MRQDLVELLSLVLSKAFNSRSDRGTLQHLASIIKDSGFLRTILPHYLVGMLTEFNPVRREQYPRHLENILVILSEVLNIFPASSVQAVSLLLTLIPTSINNLRASGVNIKAQVEENVENLQGLVNHLQQRSREGTLRSGRDTYALLNNGGNNPGGEDQQDFRTIPIYPTPEEFLQDHRPFLRPNLTSQRYTNTHLYLDTHFRLLREDFVRPLREGIQQLLQNQMDMGRSDKPLKAKRFDDIRIYFDARLVVPKCTHAGLAYTVQFDTQPLQFVRWQNSKRLIYGSLVCLSYDNFESFLFATVSDRDPKDLQKGQVQIIFTEESRIKLAQFEKSQMFLMVETTAYFEAYRYVLDGLQEQQEADLPFQRYIVECDTDVQPPAYLRRNDIYNLSSVADPDYKASVQAFHSLKAEAWPRMEELGLDESQMKAFQLALTQELAIIQGPPGTGKTYVGLKIAQALLNNQGLWRSPFGNSPMLVVCYTNHALDQFLEGIHKFLPTGIVRVGGRSNSEVLKRFNLRELITSHEFRRTLPAHLRTAFNEIYKQLCQEEREIQNQSVKLECSLKGVLRENFLQRFILGIHWDSLHLPLTQDGFETSGKKSSLIMEWLGLGTTAFLQRETENANANGDAAAEEAMEEEEDDLIEIAEEADLIQAERFIEDNIYPRGGRDDKKREFMEEAAREVEELMLAMNLDKVEIKAENSEEGWEIQQGQKKKMKNKIRKELGRSSAMTDTEEYHVLDIWTLSLPDRWRLYRLWVARYRVELRTRALESEQAYQNAVDRLADVKRHQQLCLLKEATVIGMTTTGAAKFRKTLQEVRPCLVIVEEAAEVLEAHTITTLSQACQHLILIGDHQQLRPSATVYELAKNFNLEMSMFERLVKMGLPYVRLNYQHRMRPDIARLLTPHIYSELENHPSVLDYDNIKGLNTNLFFVEHNCQEEMIKDGKSHQNQHEAKFVVALCRYLLLQDYKPEQITILTTYTGQLHCLRREMPAPQFSGVKVHVVDKYQGEENDIVLLSLVRSNMQGKVGFLNIPNRVCVALSRAKKGLYCIGNSAMLSQVKLWSNIFHTLREKDQVGKALTLCCQNHPTRQVKASCADDFKQAPEGGCTLPCAFRLDCGHVCSRVCHPYDPEHKEYKCNKKCQKILCDQGHRCTLLCHKACPKKCQVKVEKIIPQCQHKQMVPCHQDPETFKCQEPCQKTLQCGHPCDSSCGEACTYECKVKITLKLRCGHIQQDACHYKTQGKDPDCKAPCEHQLICGHACRGTCGKCYQGRFHYPCLHQCERLLICSHKCREPCTRDCPPCRRPCENCCIHSECKKPCGQPCAPCIEPCAWQCPHQRCGKLCYEPCDRQPCTQPCDKTLDCSHPCIGLCGDKCPSKCRICDKDDVTDIFFGNEDDPEAHFIQLEDCGHIIEYTAMDIYMGMDDNQQANEGEQVAIKLKECPRCRTPIRKNLRYGSHINRSLAEIEMVKEKINGNQKDIEKHKRALQKTMNDNLHICETHQQEYMNIQKRLEMRYHTANELWVLENKMDFLLRVEKLLKIEREEMSILQGNKFRKTVQDFVRWLDGFQSKFTEQQVFDLQRELRRLTLLAEFNAQCNMASKRGLSNKIQSEVQTMEKVLEKLGQFTEQDEERVKEIMKELSKKVPLTGLGISDEERKMIISAVKMPPGHWHKCPNGHVYLIADCGGAMQSRTCPDCDATIGGANHRLASGNHVATEMDGAQHPAWSEVNNLLNFDRFDL